Within the Planctomycetota bacterium genome, the region GCTCCTGCCGGTGCCGCCCGGAGTCCGCTGGGTCGAGGCGGCGGCGATTCCGGAGGCGTATTTCACGGCCTGGGACGCCCTCGTGGACCGGGCGGGTCTTCGGCCGGGCGAAGCGCTTCTCGTGCACGCGGCCGCCGGCGGCGTGGGCACGGCGGCGCTTCAGCTGGCGCGGATCCTGGGGGCGGGGACGCTCTGGGCCACGACGCGCACGCCCGGAAAGGGCGAGCGCCTGAAGCGGGAAGGGTGGGCGGACGAGGTCGTCGTGGCTTCGGAAGCGCAGGACCTCGCGCGGGCCGTGGCGGAGCGGACGGGCGGTCGGGGGGTGGACGTGATCCTCGACTTCGTGGGGGGCCCGTATCTCGAGGCCAACATCGCGATGGCGGCGGCGGGCGGACGGATCGTCGGCCTGTCGTATCTGGGGGGAGCGCGCGGGACGCTTCCGCTGGGGGCGTTTCTTTTCAAGCGCCTGACCCTGGTGGGGACGACGCTTCGGGGCCGTCCGATCGAGGAAAAGATGCTTCTGACGCAGCGGTTCCGCCGCGAGGTGCTGCCTCACGTGGCGTCCGGTCGCGTCCGGCCGATTCTCGACCGGGTCGTCCCGTTCGAAGCGATCGCCGAGGCGCATCGCCTCCTGGAGGAGAATCGGACGTTCGGGAAGGTCGCGGTTCGGATCGGAAGGGAGGAGGAATGAGCGACTGTCTGTTCTGCAAGATCGCCGCCCGCCAGGTGAAGGCGGACGTGGTGCGCGAGACGGAGGATCTGGTGGCGTTCCGGGACATCCGGCCCCAGGCGCCGACGCACGTGCTGGTGATTCCCAAGAGGCACGTGGCGACGCTCAATGATCTTTCGGAGGCGGATGCGCCGCTTGTCGGAAAGATGTTTCTTTTGGCCAAGGAGATCGCGCGCGCCGAGAAGATCGACGGATCCGGCTGGCGGACGGTCTTCAACGTCAACCGCGACGCCGGCCAGACGGTCTTTCACATCCACCTGCACGTCCTGGGAGGCCGGCCGATGGCCTGGCCGCCGGGTTAATTCACGAGCGCCCCGGGCGGACAAAGGCGGCGGGTTCCGGCGAGCCCGACGCGCCACGCGGTCCAGGGGTAGGGGGGCAGGTTCCGCTCCTCGAGACGCACTTCGACGGGCCGGGCGTCATCGCTCAGGGCCACTCCGGGTTCCTGGCGGTGGATCAGTGCCCGCGGGGCGAGGAGCGGTCCCGCCACGAGAAGCGCCCAGATCAGGCTCTGCATCTTCGCCTCCTCCTTTCCCGCCTTCGAGGGTCACGCGGGCGCCGGGGCCGGCTGGGGAGCCCGGCGCCCGCGTTCGAGAGAGGGGCTAATCTTTCATCCGCCCGGCTTCTTCGCGAAGGAGCGGAAGAATATCCCGCTCCCACCGGCGCAGGATGCCTTCCGGCGGCACCTCCACGTCGAAAATCGGCGCTTCCTCCTCATCCAGCGATCCGATGAATCGGACCTGCGGATCGTCCTTTTCCGGTCGGTTTCGGATCATCATGGCGAAACCCCGAATCCACGGCGATATTTGCAAATAAAGTGCCAAGTTTGCGGGGTTGATCGGCTATAAGGGATTGTTTATAAATAAGTTATTACGAAACCCAAGCCGGCCCGGGAGGCCTCTGCCACTGTGGCAGTTCTTTCGAGCTTGCAAGAAGCGAGATTCCCTGTTGCCTGCTTGGGGGGTGCGCCCGTCGAGGGTGCTGGCCCGCGAATTGCACCCCTGACTTGGGGAGTTATAGAAAGTGGAGGGTGCAGGACGCGGGAGAGAGCGTTCGTCCATGACTGAGCGAGACTATTACGCGGAGTTGGGGGTTTCCAGGAACGCCACGCCCGAGGAGATCAGCCAGGCGTTCCGGAAGCTGGCGCTCCAGTACCATCCGGACCGGAATCCCGGCAACAAGGAAGCCGAGGAGAAATTCAAGCGCATTTCCGAGGCCTACCAGGTCCTGAGCGACCCGAAGTCGCGGGCCGCGTACGATCGGGGCGGCACGCGTCAGGTCGAGGTGGACACCGGCTTCCGGGGCTTCGAGTCGGTGGACGAGGTGTTCGGCCGGTTCGGGGACCTTTTCTCCGAGCTTTTCGGAGACGGCTGGTTCGGAGGACCCTTCGGACCGGCGCGGGGTGGCCGGAGGCGGGAGTCCTTCTTCTTTGGAGAAGGGGAGGCGGAGGAAGGCGGGGGGCGGCGTTCCGGGCGCGGCCAGGATTACGAGGGCGAGCTGGAACTGTCCTTCGAAGAGGCGGCGCTGGGATGCACGAAGACTCTGACACTCGAGGGATCCGCGGCCTGCGAAAGCTGCGGGGGCTCCGGCCTCATGGAGCGTTCGGGGCGTCAGGGTCGCGGGTTCGTCTCGATCCGCTCGACCTGTCCGCAGTGCGGCGGGACGGGCGTGGGTCCGGACCGTCCGCGCACCGTGGAAGTGCGCGTGCCCCCCGGGGTGACCGAGGGCACGGTGCTGCGGCTGCGGGGGCTGGGCGGGGCGGGAGGCCGGCGAGGGCCGTCGGGCGACCTGCACCTGCGGATTCGCGTGCGTCCGAGTTCCGTCTTCCGTCGCGAGGGGCGGGATCTGCACTGCCGCGTCGTGATCGATCCCGAGACGGCCGCCCGCGGCGGCACGGTGGACGTTCCGCTCCTGCGCGGCACCGCTGAGATGAGAGTTCCGCCGGGCACCCGTTCCGGCCAGCAGTTCCGTCTGGCCGGGCAGGGCGTGGCCACGGAGGACCACGGCCGCGGCGACCTCTATGTGACCGTGGAGGTGGCCGCTCCGCGGGGCGCCTACCGGTGAGGCGCCGGCGGTCGAAGGCGAGAGGAGGCGCGCCATGCTTCGAGGGATTCTGACCGGCGTGGTGGTGAGCGTCTGTCTTTTGGCCGTCTACACGAGCGGGGTCGTCACCGGACGGGCCTCGGTGGCCGACCGGCCCGTGATCGAGAAGGTGGACCCCGCGGTCTTCGCGCGCTTCGAAGATCCGTCCAAGCTCTTCGTCGCGGCGACCAAGGCCGCCCAACCCGCCGTGGCCCACCTCATCGTCACGCGCCTGGTGCGCTACCGGGATCCGTTCGAGGATTTCTTCAGCGACGAGTTCGTCCAGCGGTTCTTCCGCCGCCGCATGCCCGAGCGGGTCGGCCGGCAGACCTCCATGGGTTCGGGCGTGATCGTGGATCCCTCGGGGATCATCCTGACCAACGCCCATGTCGTGCGCGACGCCCATGAGGTTCTGGCCAAGCTTCCCGACGGTCGCACGTTCAAGGCGGTCGAAGTGCGGGTGAGCTCGACGGTGGACCTGGCGATCGTGAAGATCGAAGGGCGCGACCTTCCGGCGGCGGAGCTCGGGGACAGCGACGCCCTGGAGGTCGGTCAATGGGTGATCGCGATCGGCAATCCCTTCGGACTCGAGCACACGGTAACGACGGGGGTGATCTCCGCCATCCGGCGCAACGCCGAGGAGAGCGAGGAATTCATCCAGACGGACGCGGCGATCAACCCGGGGAACTCCGGCGGACCGCTGGTGGATCTGCGCGGACGGGTGGTGGGGATCAACACCGCGATTTACACCCGCACGGGCGGCTACCAGGGGATCGGCTTCGCGCTCCCGATCAACGTGGCCAAGGAGATCATGGAGCGGATGAAGCGGTAAGGCGCTAGGGGTTCGGGGCCATCCGCACCTGGGGCGACTGGCGCCAGAGGATCGTCGTGCGGTGCCCTTCGGCCCGCTGCTCATGATCGACCGCCCGGGAGGCGGCCTCTCCCCGGTCGGCCTGCCAGTCGCCGAGCGCGCGCTCTTCGTCCGCGCACCAGGCCAGGTATTCCAGCGGCGTCCGTTCCGGCTCCTCCACGCGGATCTCGGCGTGGGGCCGCTCGAAAGCAACGGCGACAGGGTCGTCGGGCACGTCGCGGCAGGGGCAGGAACAGGAAACGATTCCGGCCAGCAGAGCCAGGGCGGCGATTCCGAGCTTCATCGGGACCTCCAAGGACATGGCGGCGACCGGCCCTATTTCACGGCACCCAGCGGGGCACTTCAAGTTCCGTCATGGTGCGCAGTCCCGGGGGCGCGGCGATCGCCCGGGGCACCGTGTGAACGGCCATGGCCACGGTTCCCGCGTCCCCGTGGACGCCGCCCAGGATTTTCTGATGCAGGCCCGGCTCGCCGCGGATGACGACTTCGTCGTATTCCTCGGCCACGGCGGCGTGGGCGCAGAATTCAAGCTCCACGGCGCGGGCGCCGGAGCGCAGGCCATAGGCGACGCTCCGCAGGCCGATGACCCGGCCCGGAGCGACGGGTCCGAGGGCGCTCGGCGTTTCCCGCTCCGCCAGGACGGGTTCCGGGGGAAGCTCGCGGACCTCGTCGAACGTCCAGCCGAGCGAGGCGCCGAT harbors:
- a CDS encoding NAD(P)H-quinone oxidoreductase; the encoded protein is MRAVVLEGYGGPEVLRLREIPDPEPGRGEVRVAVEAAALNRADVLQRLGKYPPPGPKPAFEIPGLEFAGRVEKLGPEVAEWKAGDRVFGLLAGGGYAERVVAHERMLLPVPPGVRWVEAAAIPEAYFTAWDALVDRAGLRPGEALLVHAAAGGVGTAALQLARILGAGTLWATTRTPGKGERLKREGWADEVVVASEAQDLARAVAERTGGRGVDVILDFVGGPYLEANIAMAAAGGRIVGLSYLGGARGTLPLGAFLFKRLTLVGTTLRGRPIEEKMLLTQRFRREVLPHVASGRVRPILDRVVPFEAIAEAHRLLEENRTFGKVAVRIGREEE
- a CDS encoding histidine triad nucleotide-binding protein, producing the protein MSDCLFCKIAARQVKADVVRETEDLVAFRDIRPQAPTHVLVIPKRHVATLNDLSEADAPLVGKMFLLAKEIARAEKIDGSGWRTVFNVNRDAGQTVFHIHLHVLGGRPMAWPPG
- a CDS encoding J domain-containing protein, producing the protein MTERDYYAELGVSRNATPEEISQAFRKLALQYHPDRNPGNKEAEEKFKRISEAYQVLSDPKSRAAYDRGGTRQVEVDTGFRGFESVDEVFGRFGDLFSELFGDGWFGGPFGPARGGRRRESFFFGEGEAEEGGGRRSGRGQDYEGELELSFEEAALGCTKTLTLEGSAACESCGGSGLMERSGRQGRGFVSIRSTCPQCGGTGVGPDRPRTVEVRVPPGVTEGTVLRLRGLGGAGGRRGPSGDLHLRIRVRPSSVFRREGRDLHCRVVIDPETAARGGTVDVPLLRGTAEMRVPPGTRSGQQFRLAGQGVATEDHGRGDLYVTVEVAAPRGAYR
- a CDS encoding trypsin-like peptidase domain-containing protein encodes the protein MLRGILTGVVVSVCLLAVYTSGVVTGRASVADRPVIEKVDPAVFARFEDPSKLFVAATKAAQPAVAHLIVTRLVRYRDPFEDFFSDEFVQRFFRRRMPERVGRQTSMGSGVIVDPSGIILTNAHVVRDAHEVLAKLPDGRTFKAVEVRVSSTVDLAIVKIEGRDLPAAELGDSDALEVGQWVIAIGNPFGLEHTVTTGVISAIRRNAEESEEFIQTDAAINPGNSGGPLVDLRGRVVGINTAIYTRTGGYQGIGFALPINVAKEIMERMKR